A single window of Helicobacter pylori NCTC 11637 = CCUG 17874 = ATCC 43504 = JCM 12093 DNA harbors:
- the waaC gene encoding lipopolysaccharide heptosyltransferase I, translating to MKIAIVRLSALGDIIVSAVFLAAIKECLPNAQIEWFVDERFSAILEHSPYIDKLHPIALKSALKTLNPLKIFKLFKSLRAYEYDIIIDMQGLVKSALITQMLKAPKKVGFDYASAREGLSAFFYSQKVSIAYDEPILKRNFMLLSHALNLPKNEISESLSSRAKVFSYQDSPKINALNLNENKPKILFVLETSKINKTYPTERFKELALALENFQICLLWHADEKKATTLYHALKHQRDVLLLPKLTLNEVKALLFKMDVIIGGDTGITHLAWALQKASITLYGNTPMERFKLESPINVSLTGNSNASYHKKDFSIQNIDPKKIKECVLNILKEKE from the coding sequence TTGAAAATAGCGATTGTCAGGCTTTCAGCGCTTGGGGATATTATCGTGAGCGCGGTGTTTTTGGCGGCTATCAAAGAGTGTCTGCCTAACGCCCAAATAGAATGGTTCGTGGATGAAAGATTTAGTGCGATTTTAGAGCATTCCCCCTATATTGATAAATTACACCCCATCGCTTTAAAAAGCGCGCTTAAAACCTTGAACCCTTTGAAGATTTTCAAACTTTTTAAATCTTTAAGGGCTTATGAATACGATATAATCATTGACATGCAAGGCCTAGTCAAATCCGCTCTCATCACGCAAATGTTGAAAGCCCCTAAAAAAGTCGGCTTTGATTACGCTTCGGCTAGGGAGGGTTTGAGCGCGTTTTTTTACTCGCAAAAAGTTTCTATCGCTTATGATGAGCCCATTTTAAAGCGTAATTTCATGCTCCTATCCCATGCCCTAAACTTGCCTAAAAACGAAATTTCAGAGAGCTTAAGCTCTAGGGCTAAAGTGTTTTCTTACCAAGATTCTCCAAAAATCAATGCGTTAAATTTGAATGAAAATAAACCAAAAATCCTTTTTGTTTTAGAAACTTCTAAAATCAATAAAACTTACCCCACAGAGCGTTTTAAAGAGCTAGCGTTAGCGTTAGAAAATTTTCAAATTTGCTTGTTATGGCATGCTGATGAAAAGAAAGCCACTACGCTTTATCACGCTTTAAAACACCAACGCGATGTGTTATTGCTCCCTAAACTCACTTTAAACGAGGTTAAGGCGTTACTCTTTAAAATGGACGTGATTATTGGGGGCGATACGGGTATCACGCATTTAGCATGGGCGTTGCAAAAAGCCAGCATCACCCTTTATGGCAACACGCCCATGGAGCGTTTTAAATTAGAAAGCCCGATCAATGTTTCGCTCACCGGCAATTCAAACGCCAGCTATCATAAAAAGGATTTTTCTATCCAAAACATAGATCCTAAAAAAATTAAAGAATGCGTTTTAAACATTTTAAAGGAAAAAGAATGA
- a CDS encoding YfhL family 4Fe-4S dicluster ferredoxin has product MSLLVNDECIACDACREECPSEAIEEGDPIYNIDPDRCTECYGYDDDEPRCVSVCPVDAILPDPNNAESKEELKYKYESLKEQD; this is encoded by the coding sequence ATGTCATTATTGGTGAATGATGAATGCATTGCGTGCGATGCTTGCAGAGAAGAATGCCCTAGTGAGGCGATTGAAGAGGGCGATCCCATTTATAATATTGATCCAGACAGATGCACGGAGTGTTACGGGTATGATGATGATGAGCCTCGTTGCGTGAGCGTATGCCCTGTAGATGCGATTTTACCGGATCCTAACAATGCTGAGAGCAAAGAGGAATTGAAATACAAATACGAAAGCTTAAAAGAGCAAGATTAA
- a CDS encoding indole-3-glycerol phosphate synthase: MQEIGILENLQKSLALKEGMLSYEMLGKSLSYNPYLPRVIPQTKDCVFVTPDEVLGKLLKENTHADCVIVNFKGLYEIGAPSVFDLEILGLLRRHASSLIVHQDLFISHYQLLESLVQGSDGVILDEELLKEDLKGMVEFSWRLGLSVFVETHKQDYTHLKDLGVLGVLEISPHSYNQKKIVFLD, translated from the coding sequence ATGCAAGAAATAGGGATTTTAGAAAATTTACAAAAAAGCTTGGCCTTAAAAGAGGGCATGCTTTCTTATGAAATGTTAGGTAAAAGCCTGTCGTATAACCCTTACTTGCCTAGAGTCATTCCTCAAACTAAAGATTGCGTTTTTGTAACCCCTGATGAGGTTTTAGGAAAGCTTTTGAAAGAAAACACCCACGCCGATTGCGTCATTGTCAATTTCAAAGGATTATACGAAATAGGCGCACCAAGCGTGTTTGATTTAGAAATCTTAGGGTTGTTGCGCCGGCATGCGAGCTCTTTGATAGTCCATCAGGATCTTTTTATCAGCCATTACCAGCTTTTAGAATCGCTTGTTCAAGGCTCTGATGGGGTCATTTTAGATGAAGAGCTTTTAAAAGAAGATTTAAAGGGCATGGTAGAATTTTCTTGGCGTTTGGGCTTGAGTGTGTTTGTAGAAACCCACAAACAAGACTACACTCATTTAAAAGATTTAGGGGTTTTAGGCGTGCTAGAAATTAGCCCCCATTCTTATAATCAAAAAAAAATAGTCTTTTTAGATTGA
- a CDS encoding tetratricopeptide repeat protein, which produces MNIQTKKRFLANLLLFSLFCLKAETLSEDHQILLSSDAFHRGDFAAAQKGYMNLYKQTNKVVYAKEAAISAASLGDIKTAMHLAMLYQKITNNRNDVSINKILVDGYAQMGQIDKAIELLHKIRKEEKTIATDNVLGTLYLTQKRLDKAFPLLNKFYNQVHDEDSLEKLITIYFLQNRKKEGLDLLQSHIDRYGCSEQLCQKALNTFTQFNELDLAKTTFARLYEKNPIVQNAQFYIGVLILLKEFDKAQKIAELFPFDRRLLLDLYTAQKKFAQASKQASLIYQEKKDPKFLGLEAIYHYESLSAKNKKLTKEEMLPIIQKLEQATKERQQILAKTKDKEDAQDAFFYNFLGYSLIDYDMDIKRGMDFVRKALALDSGSVLYLDSLAWGYYKLGNCLEAKKIFSSIAKESIQAEPELKEHNKIIQECKK; this is translated from the coding sequence ATGAATATTCAAACAAAGAAAAGATTTTTAGCAAATTTATTGCTTTTTAGCTTGTTTTGCCTTAAGGCTGAAACCCTTTCAGAAGATCATCAAATCCTGTTGAGTTCAGACGCTTTTCATAGAGGGGATTTTGCTGCCGCTCAAAAAGGGTATATGAATCTTTACAAGCAAACCAATAAGGTGGTGTATGCTAAAGAAGCGGCCATTTCAGCGGCGAGTTTAGGGGATATTAAAACCGCTATGCATTTAGCCATGCTCTATCAAAAAATCACCAATAATCGTAACGATGTTTCTATCAATAAGATTTTAGTGGATGGCTATGCGCAAATGGGGCAGATTGATAAGGCGATTGAATTGCTGCACAAAATCCGTAAAGAAGAAAAGACCATAGCCACAGACAATGTGTTAGGGACTTTGTATTTGACTCAAAAGCGTTTGGATAAGGCTTTCCCGTTGTTGAATAAGTTTTATAACCAAGTGCATGATGAAGACAGCCTAGAAAAACTCATTACGATCTATTTTTTGCAAAACCGCAAAAAAGAGGGCTTGGATTTGTTGCAATCTCATATAGACAGGTATGGTTGCTCAGAGCAATTGTGCCAAAAAGCGCTCAACACTTTTACGCAATTTAACGAGCTTGATTTGGCTAAAACGACTTTCGCTCGTTTGTATGAAAAAAACCCTATTGTTCAAAACGCCCAATTTTACATAGGGGTATTAATCTTGTTAAAAGAGTTTGATAAGGCCCAGAAAATCGCAGAATTATTCCCTTTTGACAGGCGTTTGTTGTTGGATTTATACACTGCACAAAAGAAATTCGCTCAAGCTTCCAAACAGGCTTCTTTGATCTATCAAGAAAAAAAAGACCCTAAATTCTTAGGATTAGAGGCCATTTATCATTATGAAAGCTTGAGCGCGAAAAATAAAAAACTCACCAAAGAAGAGATGTTGCCTATCATTCAAAAATTAGAGCAGGCCACCAAAGAGCGCCAGCAAATACTCGCTAAAACCAAAGATAAAGAAGACGCACAAGACGCTTTCTTTTATAATTTTTTAGGGTATTCCTTAATAGATTATGACATGGATATTAAAAGGGGCATGGATTTTGTGAGGAAAGCCTTAGCGTTGGATTCTGGATCAGTGCTTTATTTGGATTCTTTAGCATGGGGTTATTACAAATTGGGGAATTGTTTGGAGGCTAAAAAAATCTTTTCTAGCATCGCTAAAGAGTCTATCCAAGCCGAACCCGAATTAAAAGAGCACAATAAGATCATTCAAGAATGCAAGAAATAG
- a CDS encoding YkgJ family cysteine cluster protein — MQDFDFSFNPKACEGCGAKCCVGESGYIFLNIQEMQQISAFLKLELEEFSQKYVKKVGYKFSLLEKDAKELGLACVFLDLETKKCQIYSVRPKQCQTFPFWESVKTFSKEQKEAFCQSCPGITQKTKETKVR, encoded by the coding sequence ATGCAAGATTTTGATTTCAGTTTTAATCCTAAGGCATGCGAGGGTTGTGGGGCAAAGTGTTGCGTGGGGGAAAGCGGGTATATTTTTTTGAATATCCAAGAAATGCAACAAATTAGCGCTTTTTTAAAATTGGAATTAGAAGAATTCAGTCAAAAATACGTTAAAAAGGTGGGGTATAAGTTCTCTTTACTAGAAAAAGACGCTAAAGAGTTGGGTTTGGCGTGCGTGTTTTTGGATTTGGAGACGAAAAAATGCCAGATTTATAGCGTGCGCCCTAAGCAATGCCAAACTTTTCCTTTTTGGGAGAGCGTGAAAACTTTCTCTAAAGAGCAAAAAGAAGCTTTTTGTCAAAGCTGTCCGGGCATCACACAAAAAACCAAAGAAACTAAAGTGCGCTAA
- a CDS encoding lysophospholipid acyltransferase family protein, which translates to MSLKFFRKNIVLKVVPRLAFGVLWLLHKTCKNRYFLAQNLKEKPFIVSCWHGELGMIGFAYLRLEKPSVYVIASQHFDGSIAAGLFESFGFKNIRGSSKKGGVKVLIEGLKRLKEGCDVAITPDGPKGPRHSIADGVIALAQKSGVGISACRVVCKNAWRLNTWDQFEIPKPFSEVYYYMLESVIIPKEWELSKAKEYLKTRMDSVGFEESQRGLGA; encoded by the coding sequence TTGAGCTTAAAATTTTTCAGGAAAAATATCGTTTTAAAGGTTGTCCCACGCTTGGCGTTTGGAGTCCTTTGGTTGCTGCATAAAACTTGTAAAAACCGCTATTTCTTAGCTCAAAATTTAAAAGAAAAACCCTTTATTGTAAGCTGTTGGCATGGGGAGCTTGGCATGATCGGGTTTGCGTATTTAAGGCTTGAAAAACCTTCTGTTTATGTGATCGCAAGCCAGCATTTTGACGGCTCTATTGCGGCGGGTTTGTTTGAAAGCTTTGGTTTTAAAAACATTAGAGGTTCTAGCAAAAAAGGGGGGGTTAAGGTTTTGATAGAGGGGCTTAAACGATTGAAAGAAGGTTGCGATGTCGCTATCACTCCTGATGGCCCCAAAGGCCCACGACACAGCATAGCGGATGGGGTGATCGCTTTAGCTCAAAAATCAGGCGTGGGGATTAGCGCTTGTCGGGTGGTTTGTAAAAACGCATGGCGGTTGAACACTTGGGATCAATTTGAAATCCCTAAGCCTTTTAGCGAAGTGTATTATTACATGCTAGAATCGGTAATCATCCCTAAAGAATGGGAGCTTTCAAAGGCTAAAGAATATTTAAAGACGCGCATGGATTCTGTTGGGTTTGAAGAATCTCAAAGGGGTTTGGGTGCTTAA
- the miaB gene encoding tRNA (N6-isopentenyl adenosine(37)-C2)-methylthiotransferase MiaB, whose product MKVYIETMGCAMNSRDSEHLLSELSKLDYKETSDPKVADLILINTCSVREKPERKLFSEIGQFAKIKKPNAKIGVCGCTASHMGADILKKAPSVSFVLGARNVSKISQVIHKEKAVEVAIDYDESAYAFEFFEKKAQIRSLLNISIGCDKKCAYCIVPHTRGKEISIPMDLILKEAEKLANNGTKELMLLGQNVNNYGARFSSEHVKVDFSDLLDKLSEIQGIERIRFTSPHPLHMNDGFLERFAKNPKVCKSIHMPLQSGSSAVLKMMRRGYSKEWFLNRVERLKALVPEVGISTDIIVGFPNESDKDFEDTMEVLEKVRFDTLYSFIYSPRPFTEAGAWKERVPLEVSSSRLERLQNRHKEILEEKAKLEVGKTHVVLVENRREMDNQIVGFEGRSDTGKFIEVACKEKRNPGELVKVEIISHSKGRLIATTKGN is encoded by the coding sequence TTGAAAGTTTATATTGAAACCATGGGTTGTGCCATGAATTCTAGGGATAGCGAGCATTTATTGAGCGAGCTGTCCAAACTAGACTATAAAGAGACTAGCGACCCTAAAGTAGCGGATTTGATTTTAATCAACACTTGTAGCGTGCGCGAAAAGCCTGAACGGAAATTGTTTTCAGAAATCGGTCAATTCGCTAAAATCAAAAAACCCAACGCCAAAATCGGGGTTTGCGGGTGCACTGCAAGCCACATGGGAGCGGATATTTTGAAAAAAGCCCCGAGCGTGAGCTTTGTGTTAGGGGCTAGGAATGTGTCTAAAATCTCTCAAGTGATCCATAAAGAAAAAGCGGTTGAAGTGGCGATTGATTATGATGAAAGCGCGTATGCGTTTGAATTTTTTGAAAAAAAGGCTCAAATCAGATCGTTGCTAAATATCTCTATAGGGTGTGATAAGAAATGCGCTTATTGCATCGTCCCGCACACTAGGGGGAAAGAAATTTCTATCCCTATGGATTTGATTTTAAAAGAAGCTGAGAAATTAGCGAATAACGGCACTAAAGAGCTCATGCTTTTAGGGCAGAATGTGAATAATTATGGTGCGCGTTTCAGCAGCGAGCATGTGAAAGTGGATTTTAGCGATTTGTTGGATAAATTGAGCGAAATTCAAGGCATTGAAAGGATACGATTCACTTCGCCTCACCCCTTGCACATGAACGATGGATTTTTAGAGCGCTTTGCCAAAAACCCTAAAGTGTGCAAGAGTATCCACATGCCCTTACAGAGCGGATCTAGTGCGGTGTTAAAGATGATGCGAAGAGGTTATAGTAAAGAGTGGTTTTTAAATAGGGTGGAGAGGTTAAAAGCTTTAGTGCCTGAAGTGGGCATTAGCACGGATATTATCGTAGGCTTTCCTAATGAGAGCGATAAGGATTTTGAAGACACAATGGAGGTTCTAGAAAAAGTGCGCTTTGACACGCTCTATAGTTTCATTTATTCCCCACGCCCTTTCACTGAAGCGGGAGCTTGGAAGGAGAGAGTGCCGTTAGAAGTTTCATCTTCAAGGTTGGAGAGGTTGCAAAACAGGCACAAAGAAATTTTAGAAGAAAAAGCCAAGCTAGAAGTGGGCAAAACGCATGTGGTGTTGGTGGAAAATAGGCGTGAAATGGATAATCAAATCGTGGGTTTTGAAGGGCGTAGCGATACGGGGAAATTCATTGAAGTAGCGTGTAAAGAAAAAAGAAATCCGGGCGAGCTTGTAAAAGTGGAAATCATTTCTCACTCCAAAGGGCGCTTGATAGCGACCACCAAAGGCAACTAA
- a CDS encoding nuclease, whose amino-acid sequence MKLVLAKNTRKSDAKSVELEDLYRKFSEDKRSIFYFAPTNAHKDMLKAVDFFKEKGHTAYLDEVRVSSDEKDFLYELHII is encoded by the coding sequence ATGAAATTAGTTTTAGCCAAGAATACAAGAAAATCAGACGCTAAGAGCGTGGAATTAGAGGATTTGTATCGCAAATTCAGTGAAGACAAGCGTTCTATTTTCTATTTTGCCCCCACAAACGCCCACAAAGACATGCTCAAGGCGGTGGATTTTTTCAAAGAAAAAGGCCATACGGCTTATTTAGATGAGGTGAGGGTCAGCAGCGATGAAAAAGATTTTCTTTATGAATTGCACATTATTTAA
- the mqnF gene encoding aminofutalosine deaminase (Members of this family are aminofutalosine deaminase (MqnF), which works together in some variants of the futalosine pathway for menaquinone biosynthesis. Member protein HP0267 from Helicobacter pylori previously was shown capable of adenosine deaminase activity when expressed in Escherichia coli (PMID:23825549), but that function may not be physiologically relevant.), protein MQIIGASLVFLCNEKCEVLEDYGVVFDEKIVEAGDYQSLTLKYPHLKAQFFENSVLLPAFINAHTHFEFSNNKASFDYGSFSGWLGSVLNNGGAILENCQGAIQNAIAMQLKSGVGSVGAISNHLIEVNLLKESPLNAVVFLEFLGSSYSLEKLKAFEAKFKELKDLEDKKLKAALAVHAPYSVQKDMALSVIQLAKDSQSLLSTHFLESFEELEWVENSKGWFENFYQHFLKESHFKSLYKGTNDYIDMFKDTHTLFVHNQFASLEALKRIKSQVKNAFLITCPFSNRLLSGKALDLERTKEAGLSVSVATDGLSSNISLSLLDELRAFLLTHNMPLLKLAKIALLGATRHGAKALALNNGEIEANKRADLSVFGFNEKFIKEQAVLQFLLHAKEVERLFLGGKRVI, encoded by the coding sequence ATGCAAATCATAGGAGCGTCTTTAGTTTTTTTATGCAATGAAAAGTGCGAAGTGTTAGAAGATTATGGCGTAGTCTTTGATGAAAAGATTGTTGAAGCGGGTGATTATCAAAGTTTAACGCTTAAATACCCCCACTTAAAGGCGCAGTTTTTTGAAAATTCTGTTCTGTTGCCCGCTTTTATCAACGCGCACACCCATTTTGAATTTTCCAACAACAAGGCGAGTTTTGATTACGGGAGTTTTTCTGGCTGGTTAGGGAGCGTGTTAAACAATGGGGGGGCGATTTTAGAAAATTGCCAAGGGGCTATTCAAAACGCCATCGCTATGCAATTAAAAAGTGGGGTGGGGAGCGTGGGAGCGATTTCTAACCACTTGATAGAAGTTAATTTGTTAAAAGAAAGCCCTTTGAACGCTGTCGTGTTTTTAGAGTTTTTAGGGAGTAGCTATTCTTTAGAAAAACTAAAAGCGTTTGAGGCAAAATTTAAAGAGCTAAAAGATTTAGAAGACAAAAAGCTTAAAGCCGCTCTCGCTGTGCATGCCCCTTATTCGGTCCAAAAAGACATGGCTTTGAGCGTGATCCAATTAGCCAAAGATTCACAAAGCCTGCTTTCTACGCATTTTTTAGAATCGTTTGAAGAATTAGAATGGGTAGAAAACTCTAAAGGGTGGTTTGAAAATTTTTACCAGCATTTTTTAAAGGAGTCTCATTTTAAATCGCTCTATAAGGGCACGAACGATTACATTGACATGTTTAAAGACACGCACACTTTATTCGTGCATAACCAGTTCGCTTCTTTGGAAGCGTTAAAAAGGATTAAATCTCAAGTCAAAAACGCTTTTTTAATCACATGCCCCTTTTCTAACCGCCTATTGAGCGGGAAAGCGTTGGATTTAGAAAGAACCAAAGAGGCCGGTTTGAGCGTGAGCGTGGCCACTGATGGCTTGAGTTCTAACATTTCGCTGAGCCTTTTAGACGAATTAAGGGCGTTTTTGCTCACCCATAACATGCCGTTATTAAAATTAGCTAAGATCGCTCTTTTAGGAGCGACTAGGCATGGGGCTAAAGCTTTAGCTTTAAATAATGGCGAGATAGAAGCCAACAAGAGGGCGGATTTGAGCGTGTTTGGTTTTAATGAAAAATTCATTAAAGAGCAAGCGGTTTTGCAATTTTTATTGCATGCTAAAGAAGTGGAGCGCTTGTTTTTAGGGGGGAAAAGGGTGATCTAA
- a CDS encoding amidohydrolase family protein codes for MLLKNASFYDDEVLKRADIRLKDSLITEIEENLSPTNNEEVIECGNLFVLPSFIDLSVTDLEGYENLKQKAFKGGVGLLNVFDCDKSGIKNIMAIKNNQLADIATLKNKGGEILIAPSDAFLELISHYAKSYNLPLLVSLENSFEALNSGELAYELGQNFVENAFENTHLVRFMEVSRALQIPMLLDKVSSIATLKLIKAFNNLGARLQAQTPLSHLILDESVYEDYEPRFKIAPPLRDKESQNALKEALKNNEIAMLTSLHVFKNSNAELFEESAFGCESIENAFSVAYTFLVQKKVISLQQLIKVMATNQARFLKLNAGEVKENQLANLMIVDLNAQTRVSNQNSPFYGLELYGEVQRMILKGQTTFIKENACKS; via the coding sequence ATGCTGTTAAAAAACGCTTCGTTTTATGATGATGAAGTTTTAAAAAGAGCGGATATTCGCTTAAAAGATTCCCTCATTACAGAGATTGAAGAAAACTTAAGCCCTACTAATAATGAAGAAGTGATTGAGTGCGGCAATTTATTCGTGCTGCCAAGCTTCATTGATTTGAGCGTTACTGATTTAGAGGGTTATGAAAATTTAAAACAGAAGGCTTTTAAAGGGGGGGTGGGGCTGCTCAATGTTTTTGATTGCGACAAAAGCGGCATTAAAAATATTATGGCAATTAAAAACAACCAACTAGCCGACATCGCTACGCTTAAAAATAAAGGGGGGGAAATTTTAATCGCGCCATCTGACGCCTTTTTAGAACTCATCAGCCACTATGCCAAATCCTACAACTTGCCTCTTTTAGTCTCTTTAGAAAATTCTTTTGAAGCCCTAAATAGTGGGGAATTAGCCTATGAATTGGGGCAAAATTTTGTGGAAAATGCGTTTGAAAACACACACTTGGTGCGTTTTATGGAAGTTTCTAGAGCGTTACAAATCCCCATGCTTTTAGATAAAGTGAGTAGCATTGCCACGCTCAAACTCATCAAAGCCTTTAACAATTTAGGAGCGCGTTTGCAAGCCCAAACGCCCTTAAGCCATTTAATCTTAGATGAAAGCGTGTATGAAGATTATGAGCCACGATTTAAAATCGCTCCTCCTTTAAGGGATAAAGAAAGCCAAAACGCCCTAAAAGAAGCCCTAAAAAATAACGAAATCGCCATGCTCACAAGCCTTCATGTTTTTAAAAATTCTAACGCAGAGCTTTTTGAAGAAAGCGCTTTTGGGTGTGAGAGCATAGAGAACGCTTTTAGCGTGGCTTATACTTTTTTAGTCCAAAAAAAGGTTATTAGCCTCCAACAACTCATTAAAGTCATGGCGACTAATCAAGCGAGGTTTTTAAAACTCAATGCAGGCGAGGTTAAAGAAAATCAATTAGCCAATTTGATGATTGTAGATTTAAACGCTCAAACAAGAGTGAGTAATCAAAATTCGCCCTTTTATGGTTTAGAATTATACGGCGAAGTTCAAAGAATGATTTTAAAAGGGCAAACCACATTTATTAAGGAGAATGCATGCAAATCATAG
- a CDS encoding cytochrome c biogenesis protein CcdA, with protein MFDNTLVNLFDTAPLLTSLLAGILTFLSPCVLPLIPAYMSYISQISLEDIKDGKAKRVSVFLKSLMFVVGFSLVFLGVGMSMAKLIHSFSFSWVNYIAGGIVILFGLHFLGVFRFSFLYKTQSVGLASKSNSMQRFYPFLLGMSFALGWTPCIGPIFTSIVIMSASKDAYGLMLMVVFVMGLAIPFLLVALMLERALLFLKSLKKYNRAIEIVSGLVLILMGILIMTNSLESLTNFLQK; from the coding sequence ATGTTTGATAACACGCTTGTTAATCTCTTTGACACAGCGCCTCTTTTAACTTCGCTTTTAGCCGGGATTTTAACTTTTTTAAGCCCTTGCGTGTTGCCTTTAATCCCAGCGTATATGTCTTATATTTCTCAAATTTCTTTAGAAGATATTAAAGATGGTAAGGCTAAAAGGGTTTCGGTTTTTTTAAAATCCTTGATGTTTGTGGTAGGGTTTTCGCTCGTGTTTTTGGGCGTGGGCATGTCTATGGCCAAGCTTATCCATAGCTTTTCGTTTTCCTGGGTGAATTATATCGCTGGGGGGATTGTGATCCTTTTTGGTTTGCATTTTTTAGGCGTGTTTCGTTTTTCATTTTTGTATAAGACTCAAAGCGTTGGTTTAGCGAGCAAATCTAATAGCATGCAGCGCTTTTACCCCTTTCTTTTGGGCATGAGTTTCGCTTTAGGTTGGACGCCATGCATCGGGCCGATATTCACTTCTATAGTGATCATGAGCGCGAGTAAGGACGCTTACGGCTTAATGCTTATGGTGGTGTTTGTAATGGGCTTGGCGATCCCTTTTTTATTGGTGGCTTTAATGCTAGAAAGAGCGCTTTTGTTTTTAAAATCCTTAAAGAAATATAACCGTGCGATTGAAATTGTTTCAGGGTTGGTGCTTATTTTAATGGGAATACTGATCATGACAAATTCTTTAGAAAGCCTGACTAACTTTTTACAAAAATAG